One Cucumis sativus cultivar 9930 chromosome 1, Cucumber_9930_V3, whole genome shotgun sequence DNA segment encodes these proteins:
- the LOC101214038 gene encoding cysteine proteinase inhibitor 5, which produces MAGSFCFLASVLVFVASMSSIATATSRLDLVGDYKPIKDIADPYIQSLGEFAVKEHNKEAKTELKFKEVISGKLQIVAGTNYELQLTALEGSIINIIYETLVFTDLKNENHLIKFYSISN; this is translated from the coding sequence ATGGCTGGGTCTTTTTGTTTCCTGGCTTCTGTTCTCGTCTTCGTTGCATCAATGTCATCGATCGCAACGGCAACATCACGGTTAGATTTGGTCGGTGACTACAAACCAATAAAGGACATAGCTGATCCATACATCCAAAGCCTAGGAGAGTTCGCAGTGAAGGAGCACAATAAGGAAGCCAAAACagaattgaaattcaaagaAGTGATTAGTGGAAAATTACAGATTGTTGCTGGGACCAACTACGAGCTTCAGTTAACGGCTCTCGAGGGGAGTattataaacataatttatGAGACTCTTGTATTCACAGATCTGAAGAACGAGAACCACCTTATCAAATTCTATTCCATTTCTAACTAA